In Quercus robur chromosome 11, dhQueRobu3.1, whole genome shotgun sequence, the following proteins share a genomic window:
- the LOC126706960 gene encoding cysteine-rich repeat secretory protein 38-like: MGCLKLLLLFFFALIHLVIPTAAQYYYDTGNYTSNSTDRANLSTLLSSMYSTTEIDYGFYNFSAGESPNKVNAIVLCRGDVSTDVCRTCINESSSTLLQSCPNQKEAIIWAEKCALRYSHRSIFKMLDTDPLLGYYNMGDVPDVKAFNKVLRPLLNRLRNRTASRNSTHKFTLQSVPIPNFETIYALLECTLDLSRLDCNNCLSQVQVFIPRCCNGKQGGRFVTPSCDIRYEIYSFYDPAAEPPPPPLPLVLSVASGTNPGFQAGGPGDK; the protein is encoded by the coding sequence ATGGGTTGTTTGAAACTACTGTTACtcttcttttttgctttaaTTCATCTTGTTATTCCCACGGCTGCCCAATACTATTATGACACCGGTAACTACACCAGTAACAGTACCGACAGGGCAAACCTCAGTACCCTTTTGTCCTCCATGTACTCCACCACCGAAATCGATTATGGGTTTTACAATTTCTCTGCTGGTGAATCTCCCAACAAAGTAAACGCGATTGTACTCTGTAGAGGAGACGTTTCGACCGATGTATGCCGTACATGTATCAATGAGTCAAGTAGCACCCTATTGCAGTCTTGTCCAAACCAAAAGGAGGCAATAATTTGGGCTGAGAAATGTGCACTTCGATACTCGCACAGATCCATATTTAAAATGTTGGATACTGACCCTTTATTAGGCTATTACAACATGGGAGATGTTCCAGACGTAAAAGCTTTCAACAAGGTGCTAAGACCCTTGTTAAATAGACTAAGAAACCGTACTGCATCAAGAAATTCTACTCACAAGTTTACTCTACAGAGTGTGCCTATCCCAAACTTCGAAACCATATATGCACTTCTGGAGTGCACCCTTGATTTGAGCAGATTGGATTGCAACAACTGCTTGTCTCAGGTTCAGGTTTTTATACCACGATGTTGTAATGGAAAGCAAGGAGGGAGATTTGTAACACCCAGTTGTGATATAAGGTATGAGATATACTCTTTTTATGACCCTGCAGCtgagccaccaccaccaccactgccactAGTCCTATCTGTTGCATCAGGGACGAACCCAGGATTTCAAGCTGGGGGTCCCGgagataagtga